A stretch of the Streptosporangium sp. NBC_01755 genome encodes the following:
- a CDS encoding MarR family winged helix-turn-helix transcriptional regulator: MPADPPGFELPLRLFLGFRMLIDELHAELARQGHPDMRPMHGFVLQAIGSEGTTAVELGRRLGVSKQAAGKTVDTLEHLGYVERCSDPGDARRKIVRLTERGFDSLARSARIFEDLRAGWARTLGEDRLRALEADLRAVTPADAFRLDVPGWFGGY; the protein is encoded by the coding sequence GTGCCGGCCGACCCTCCGGGCTTCGAGCTCCCGCTCCGGCTCTTCCTCGGCTTTCGGATGCTCATTGACGAGCTCCACGCGGAGCTCGCCCGCCAGGGACACCCCGACATGCGCCCGATGCATGGGTTCGTCCTGCAGGCGATCGGCTCCGAGGGCACCACGGCCGTGGAGCTCGGCCGGCGATTGGGCGTCTCCAAGCAGGCGGCGGGCAAGACCGTGGACACCCTGGAGCACCTGGGCTACGTCGAGCGGTGCTCCGACCCCGGCGACGCCCGCCGCAAGATCGTGCGGCTCACCGAGCGGGGCTTCGACAGCCTCGCCCGGTCGGCACGCATCTTCGAGGACCTGCGCGCGGGCTGGGCAAGGACCCTCGGCGAGGACCGCCTGCGCGCCCTGGAGGCCGACCTGCGCGCCGTGACCCCGGCGGACGCCTTCCGGCTCGACGTCCCCGGCTGGTTCGGCGGCTACTGA
- a CDS encoding iron-containing redox enzyme family protein, with product MARGFDASAHYGRRIADVHDGGITVNDSPGGAGRPLRPPKSPARSKLVERPDTLDLPVPVPVPVSGRAPALPAARGPISTLLFERLVHPPHRFGLLSLPLLSFPARFAGPVLADEDVQLALFVCYELHHRGFEGVDERWEWNPSLLEVREILEARFEEGLARAVPCPPTQRPEHMRQALTELVAAAVDGPDLPGFLQRQADLAQFREFVAHRSIRHLKEADPYTWAIPRLSGRPKAALVEIQAGEYGGGHAERMHSELFRTTMRRLGMDDSYGAHLDRVPAITLAVSNAMSLFGLHRRHLGALLGHLAASAMTSSVPNRRYSRGLRRLGGDEAASRFYDEHVRADAVPEQIAAHDMCGGFARQHPSRAGDVLYGAACALTLDRLFAEHVMSHWRRGVSSLREAGTAAR from the coding sequence ATGGCGCGTGGGTTCGACGCGTCCGCTCACTACGGGCGGCGCATCGCCGACGTTCACGACGGCGGCATCACGGTGAACGATTCACCCGGGGGTGCGGGCAGGCCTCTGAGGCCTCCGAAGTCCCCGGCGCGCTCGAAACTCGTCGAGCGCCCGGACACGCTGGATCTGCCGGTGCCGGTGCCGGTGCCGGTTTCGGGCAGGGCTCCGGCGCTGCCCGCCGCGCGGGGCCCGATCAGCACCCTGCTCTTCGAACGGCTGGTGCACCCGCCGCACCGCTTCGGCCTGCTGTCGCTTCCGCTCCTGTCGTTCCCCGCCCGTTTCGCGGGGCCGGTCCTCGCGGACGAGGACGTGCAGCTGGCGCTCTTCGTCTGCTACGAGCTGCACCACCGTGGCTTCGAGGGGGTGGACGAGCGGTGGGAGTGGAACCCCTCGCTGCTGGAGGTGCGGGAGATCCTGGAGGCACGGTTCGAGGAAGGGTTGGCGCGGGCCGTGCCGTGCCCGCCCACCCAGCGGCCCGAGCACATGCGCCAGGCCCTGACCGAGCTGGTGGCCGCCGCCGTCGACGGCCCCGACCTGCCGGGGTTCCTCCAGCGGCAGGCCGACCTCGCGCAGTTCCGCGAGTTCGTCGCGCACCGGTCGATCCGCCACCTGAAGGAGGCCGATCCGTACACCTGGGCGATCCCCCGGCTGAGCGGCCGTCCCAAGGCGGCACTGGTGGAGATCCAGGCGGGCGAGTACGGCGGCGGGCACGCCGAGCGGATGCACTCGGAGCTGTTCCGGACCACCATGCGCCGACTGGGCATGGACGACTCCTACGGCGCCCATCTCGACCGAGTCCCGGCGATCACGCTGGCCGTCTCCAACGCGATGTCGCTGTTCGGGCTCCACCGGCGCCACCTCGGAGCGCTGCTCGGCCATCTGGCGGCCTCCGCGATGACCTCCTCGGTCCCCAACCGTCGCTACTCCAGAGGGCTGCGGAGGCTGGGGGGAGACGAGGCGGCGAGCCGTTTCTACGACGAGCACGTGCGGGCCGACGCCGTACCCGAGCAGATCGCCGCGCACGACATGTGCGGCGGGTTCGCGCGGCAGCACCCCTCGCGGGCCGGTGACGTCCTGTACGGGGCGGCCTGCGCGCTGACCCTGGATCGGCTCTTCGCCGAGCACGTCATGAGCCACTGGCGGCGGGGCGTCTCGTCACTGCGGGAGGCGGGCACGGCGGCTCGTTGA
- a CDS encoding RNA polymerase sigma factor, translating into MDRDSTGILFRAAVDGDTAAWKSLVEGLSPLVWSIVRAHGLRDADAQEVYQTTWFRLAQNLARIREPDRVGAWLASTARHECVKVIRTARRISPSDDPEVFDRTVESHTPEQAVIDAEEASMERERMRATWQSFQELGENCRRLLRLLMASPPVSYQEVSATLGIAVGSIGPIRQRCLRRLRVLLAERGFR; encoded by the coding sequence GTGGATCGAGACTCGACCGGCATCCTCTTCCGTGCCGCGGTGGACGGGGATACCGCGGCGTGGAAATCCCTGGTGGAGGGCCTCAGCCCACTCGTGTGGTCCATCGTGCGCGCCCACGGGCTGAGAGACGCGGACGCGCAGGAGGTCTACCAGACGACCTGGTTCCGGCTCGCGCAGAACCTCGCGCGGATCCGCGAGCCGGACAGGGTCGGGGCGTGGCTGGCCAGCACGGCGCGGCACGAGTGCGTCAAGGTGATCAGGACCGCCCGGCGGATCTCGCCGAGCGACGACCCCGAGGTGTTCGATCGCACCGTCGAGAGCCACACGCCTGAGCAGGCGGTGATCGACGCCGAGGAGGCATCGATGGAGCGGGAGCGGATGCGAGCCACCTGGCAGTCGTTCCAGGAGCTCGGCGAGAACTGCCGGCGGCTGCTGCGGCTGCTCATGGCCTCGCCCCCGGTCAGCTACCAGGAGGTGTCGGCGACGCTCGGCATCGCCGTCGGGAGCATCGGGCCGATCAGGCAGCGCTGCCTGCGGCGGCTGCGCGTCCTCCTCGCGGAACGGGGCTTCCGATGA
- the glyA gene encoding serine hydroxymethyltransferase, which produces MPRALAHRPWVPAVTEDRVRSVLKAVTDQTTFSVQSEIERLVADNHRIHDIESVNLNPATNIMNPRAEALLSAGLGSRPSLGYPGEKYEMGLEAIEQIEIIAAELAAEVFGAGYAEVRVGSGALANLYTFMATCEPGDTIIAPPASIGGHVTHHEPGAAGLYGLNIVPAPVTPDGYTVDVDALRELAERVRPKLITIGGSLNLFHHPVASIREIADSVGARVLFDAAHLCGMIAGKAWPQPLEEGAHLITMSTYKSLGGPAGGLIVTNDAELAERLDAIAYPGLTANFDAGKTAALAMTMLDWKVAGPAYAREMIATARRLADELLALGVPIFAADRGCTRSHQFSVPAHRYGGGQRAARRLREANLLSSGIGLPVEAVEGDVNGLRIGTPEIVRLGMTEADMPELASFIARGLDENVDPGTVAPEVTEWRSRFSGVRFTVDNPA; this is translated from the coding sequence ATGCCCCGTGCCCTCGCCCACCGTCCGTGGGTGCCCGCCGTCACCGAGGACCGCGTCCGGTCCGTACTGAAGGCCGTGACGGACCAGACCACCTTCTCGGTCCAGAGCGAGATCGAACGGCTGGTGGCCGACAACCACCGCATCCACGACATCGAGTCGGTCAACCTGAACCCGGCCACGAACATCATGAACCCCCGGGCCGAGGCGCTGCTCTCGGCCGGCCTCGGATCGCGGCCGTCACTGGGGTACCCGGGCGAGAAGTACGAGATGGGTCTGGAGGCGATCGAGCAGATCGAGATCATCGCCGCCGAGCTGGCCGCGGAGGTCTTCGGTGCCGGCTACGCCGAGGTACGCGTCGGTTCGGGAGCGCTGGCGAACCTCTACACGTTCATGGCCACCTGCGAACCCGGTGACACGATCATCGCCCCGCCGGCGAGCATCGGCGGCCACGTCACACACCACGAGCCCGGCGCGGCCGGCCTGTACGGGCTGAACATCGTTCCCGCCCCCGTCACGCCGGACGGCTACACGGTGGACGTCGACGCCCTGCGCGAGCTCGCCGAGCGGGTACGGCCGAAGCTGATCACCATCGGTGGCAGCCTCAACCTGTTCCACCACCCCGTGGCGAGCATCCGCGAGATCGCCGACTCGGTCGGCGCCCGTGTGCTCTTTGACGCCGCCCACCTCTGCGGCATGATCGCCGGGAAGGCGTGGCCGCAACCGCTGGAGGAGGGCGCCCACCTGATCACCATGAGCACGTACAAGAGCCTGGGCGGACCGGCGGGCGGGCTCATCGTGACCAACGACGCCGAGCTGGCCGAACGGCTCGACGCGATCGCCTATCCGGGACTGACCGCCAACTTCGACGCGGGCAAGACCGCCGCGCTCGCCATGACCATGCTCGACTGGAAGGTGGCAGGGCCCGCCTACGCGCGAGAGATGATCGCGACCGCGCGGCGGCTGGCGGACGAACTGCTCGCCCTCGGCGTCCCGATCTTCGCCGCCGACCGGGGGTGCACCCGCTCTCACCAGTTCTCCGTGCCGGCCCACCGCTACGGCGGCGGGCAGCGGGCCGCCCGGCGACTGCGCGAGGCGAACCTGCTCAGCAGCGGCATCGGCCTGCCGGTGGAGGCGGTCGAGGGGGACGTGAACGGCCTGCGCATCGGTACGCCGGAGATCGTCAGGCTCGGGATGACCGAGGCGGACATGCCGGAGCTGGCCTCGTTCATCGCCCGCGGCCTGGATGAGAACGTCGACCCGGGCACCGTGGCGCCGGAGGTCACCGAATGGCGGAGCCGCTTCTCCGGCGTGCGCTTCACGGTGGACAACCCCGCCTGA
- a CDS encoding CHAT domain-containing protein — protein MGNPLDLLPLVFARPADALAGARAVLAGTPSFRDASVAHQVIGIWQRDFGDLAVAIGHLRRARTLAVRSGSPDREADVLATLGAALIHAGRTRQGMAALEAAVERGGGLTGARVLFRRGYAWWVLGGHREALDDLRRAIPALRRAQDTIWTARALTLRATVHLAMGSVERAETDFVAAERLWDTTDQEHDKADAVESRGLAAFRSGDLPAALRHFDEAASRYEALGTPMFVLHIRRCEVLLAAGLAREALEEADAATELLNRTGGQTTRGAELLLIAARAAIAAGEPHAATVRASAAVRLFSSQRRDWWQAHARLVLVQARFAAGEISARSVRDAAAVALRLAKLHSPEAVQASLLAGRTALALGAGADAERYLAAAARGRARGPALARVDGWVAQALRAAAAGRTRGALDACRRGLDLLDEYRMTLGASELRARATAQGAELAVLAQRAALAGGSPRRFLGWSERWRATVLAVPPTRPPDDPELLRDVTAFREISSRIEAARQKGSPAPVLEREQRRLEKGIRDRTLRMRGEGGSDGHHFDAGALLGELGDGWLIEIVAVDGDLHVLLCGRGRVRRFAAGRLADAAIDADHARAGLSRIAYGGSAARLPILEAGGRRLQESLLGPAVRHLGEGPVVVVPPGRLHGVPWALLPALGTRVLSVSPSASAWLRARRIEPSPSRERVVLVRGPGLATGGAEIPPLAAWYGEATVLENGTAVASAVLAALDGSRLAHIAAHGTFRSDSPMFSSLGMDDGPLTVHDLERLRSAPYRIVLSSCDSGRLQPVGANELLGLATALLPLGTAGIVASPVPVDDEAVVPLMLALHEGLRRGLSMAEALRDARLSMPGDALHRATGWSFSAIGAA, from the coding sequence GTGGGAAATCCGCTCGATCTGCTGCCCCTGGTGTTCGCCCGGCCCGCCGACGCGCTGGCCGGAGCACGGGCCGTGCTGGCGGGCACCCCGTCCTTTCGTGACGCCTCCGTCGCCCACCAGGTGATCGGCATCTGGCAGCGCGACTTCGGCGACCTCGCGGTGGCGATCGGCCATCTGCGGCGGGCCCGCACCCTGGCGGTCAGGTCCGGCTCCCCGGACCGTGAGGCGGACGTGCTGGCGACCCTGGGGGCCGCCCTCATTCACGCGGGCCGTACCAGGCAGGGGATGGCGGCGCTGGAGGCGGCGGTCGAGAGGGGCGGCGGACTCACCGGCGCCCGCGTGCTGTTCCGGCGCGGCTACGCCTGGTGGGTCCTCGGCGGGCACCGTGAGGCGCTCGACGACCTGCGCCGGGCCATTCCCGCCCTGCGCCGGGCACAGGACACGATCTGGACCGCCCGCGCGCTCACGCTCAGGGCGACGGTCCACCTGGCCATGGGGTCCGTGGAGCGGGCCGAGACCGACTTCGTCGCCGCCGAGCGGCTGTGGGACACCACGGACCAGGAGCACGACAAGGCCGACGCGGTGGAGAGCCGAGGGCTGGCGGCGTTCAGGTCCGGCGACCTCCCCGCGGCGCTGCGCCACTTCGACGAGGCCGCGAGCCGGTACGAGGCCCTCGGCACGCCCATGTTCGTACTGCACATCCGGCGGTGCGAGGTGCTCCTGGCGGCCGGGCTGGCACGCGAGGCGCTGGAGGAGGCCGACGCCGCCACGGAGCTGCTGAACCGTACGGGAGGGCAGACGACCCGCGGCGCCGAACTCCTCCTGATCGCCGCGCGGGCCGCGATCGCGGCGGGTGAGCCGCACGCGGCGACCGTCCGCGCGAGCGCGGCCGTCCGGCTGTTCTCCAGCCAGCGCCGCGACTGGTGGCAGGCCCACGCCCGGCTGGTACTGGTCCAGGCCAGGTTCGCGGCGGGCGAGATCTCCGCCCGTTCGGTACGCGACGCCGCCGCGGTCGCCCTGCGGCTGGCGAAGCTGCACTCCCCCGAGGCGGTCCAGGCGTCGCTGCTGGCAGGCCGTACCGCCCTCGCCCTCGGCGCCGGCGCGGACGCCGAACGGTACCTGGCCGCCGCGGCCAGGGGCAGGGCGCGCGGGCCCGCCCTCGCCCGGGTGGACGGTTGGGTGGCGCAGGCGCTGCGGGCGGCGGCGGCGGGGCGGACCCGCGGCGCGCTGGACGCCTGCCGCCGGGGGCTCGACCTGCTGGACGAGTACAGGATGACGCTGGGCGCCTCGGAGCTGCGGGCGCGGGCCACCGCGCAGGGGGCGGAGCTGGCCGTGCTCGCGCAGCGGGCGGCCCTCGCCGGAGGGAGCCCCCGCCGCTTCCTCGGCTGGAGCGAGCGCTGGCGCGCCACGGTGCTGGCGGTCCCGCCCACCCGGCCACCGGACGATCCCGAGCTGCTCCGCGACGTGACGGCCTTCCGCGAGATCAGCAGCCGGATCGAGGCGGCGCGGCAGAAAGGCAGCCCGGCCCCCGTGCTGGAGCGCGAGCAGCGGCGGCTGGAGAAGGGGATCCGCGACCGGACGCTCCGGATGCGCGGTGAGGGCGGCTCCGACGGGCACCACTTCGACGCGGGCGCCCTGCTCGGCGAACTCGGCGACGGGTGGCTGATCGAGATCGTCGCCGTCGACGGAGACCTGCACGTCCTGCTCTGCGGCCGGGGGCGGGTGCGCAGGTTCGCCGCGGGACGACTGGCCGACGCGGCGATCGACGCCGACCACGCCCGCGCGGGTCTCAGCAGGATCGCGTACGGGGGCTCCGCGGCCAGGCTGCCCATCCTCGAAGCCGGCGGGCGCCGCCTCCAGGAGTCGCTGCTCGGCCCCGCGGTGCGACACCTCGGGGAAGGACCGGTGGTCGTCGTACCGCCGGGCAGGCTGCACGGCGTGCCCTGGGCGCTGCTGCCCGCGCTGGGGACGCGGGTGCTGAGCGTGTCGCCGTCGGCGAGCGCCTGGCTCCGCGCCAGGCGGATCGAGCCGTCGCCGTCGCGGGAGCGGGTCGTGCTGGTCAGAGGCCCGGGACTGGCGACGGGCGGCGCCGAGATCCCGCCCCTGGCCGCGTGGTACGGCGAGGCGACGGTGCTGGAGAACGGCACCGCGGTCGCCTCGGCCGTGCTCGCGGCGCTCGACGGCAGCAGGCTCGCCCACATCGCCGCGCACGGCACCTTCCGCTCCGACAGCCCGATGTTCTCCTCCCTGGGCATGGACGACGGCCCGCTCACGGTGCACGATCTCGAACGGCTCCGCAGCGCCCCGTACCGGATCGTCCTGTCCAGCTGTGACTCCGGCAGGTTGCAACCGGTCGGCGCGAACGAGCTGCTCGGCCTCGCCACCGCGCTGCTGCCGCTGGGCACGGCCGGGATCGTGGCGAGTCCGGTGCCGGTCGACGACGAGGCGGTGGTGCCGCTGATGCTCGCCCTGCACGAGGGGCTGCGGCGCGGTCTGAGCATGGCCGAGGCCCTGCGCGATGCCAGGCTGTCGATGCCCGGCGACGCGCTTCACCGCGCGACGGGCTGGTCCTTCTCCGCCATCGGGGCGGCCTGA
- a CDS encoding S8/S53 family peptidase, with amino-acid sequence MAPDRFQEQFDQIQAAVGEKTVLAAGPEGSPSFLYEKGYVLARRDETHEVTRAIREAFRRDRGSDQDVEPEELDGPGGLLKIRVGKPDKRARWSDRDVSDALRAVKQLERANRRRMVSRNHIVSIAAVNCCPGDEPVPVARCQPPNPAVAEQVAGSGGETRATPVSVLVVDTGLVENHRSHPWLSRVKGKGKEIELDGEGILKQYVGHGTFIAGLVSAVAPGADVTVHGTLVDAGAIPEKELGDLLLGGMLPEGRWPDIINLSAGTPTTDAEPLLGLERFMRKLVIDHPETLLVAAAGNNGSDERFYPAAYADDPDYADAVVSVGALRKDGRSRACFSNHGPWVKVYAPGERLVSAFTAVDDTPVPYDYQHSTYDHCRFGFSYDCTCQFPPHRGELTERMAASPAAIRERVVFDGLAQWSGTSFATPLVVGMIVNHMARNNVTGSRRAAAELLAGPLSRGGAPDPVAPSLIPSTWTPSSVQNVPVV; translated from the coding sequence ATGGCACCAGACAGGTTCCAGGAACAGTTCGACCAGATCCAGGCCGCCGTGGGGGAGAAGACCGTGCTCGCGGCGGGCCCCGAGGGCTCGCCCAGCTTCCTCTACGAGAAGGGCTACGTCCTCGCCAGGCGGGACGAGACCCACGAGGTCACCCGGGCGATCCGGGAGGCGTTCCGCCGGGATCGCGGCAGCGACCAGGACGTGGAGCCGGAGGAGCTGGACGGTCCGGGCGGCCTGCTCAAGATCCGGGTCGGGAAACCGGACAAGAGGGCGCGCTGGAGCGACCGGGACGTGTCGGACGCGCTGCGGGCGGTCAAGCAACTGGAGCGTGCCAACCGCCGCCGGATGGTGTCCAGGAACCACATCGTGTCCATCGCGGCGGTGAACTGCTGCCCCGGTGACGAGCCGGTTCCGGTGGCCCGGTGCCAGCCGCCCAACCCCGCGGTGGCCGAGCAGGTGGCCGGCTCGGGAGGCGAGACGAGGGCCACGCCGGTGTCCGTTCTGGTGGTCGACACCGGGCTGGTGGAGAACCACAGGTCGCACCCGTGGCTGAGCCGCGTCAAGGGCAAGGGCAAGGAGATCGAGCTGGACGGGGAGGGGATCCTCAAGCAGTACGTCGGCCACGGCACCTTCATCGCCGGGCTGGTCAGCGCCGTCGCGCCCGGCGCCGACGTCACGGTGCACGGGACGCTGGTCGACGCGGGCGCCATCCCCGAGAAGGAACTGGGGGACCTGCTGCTCGGCGGGATGCTGCCGGAGGGGAGGTGGCCGGACATCATCAACCTGTCCGCGGGAACCCCGACCACGGACGCGGAGCCCCTCCTCGGACTCGAGCGCTTCATGCGCAAGCTGGTGATCGACCACCCGGAGACGCTGCTCGTGGCGGCGGCGGGGAACAACGGCAGTGACGAGAGGTTCTATCCCGCGGCCTACGCCGACGACCCCGACTACGCCGACGCCGTCGTGTCGGTGGGCGCGCTGAGAAAGGACGGCCGGTCCCGCGCGTGCTTCAGCAACCACGGGCCGTGGGTGAAGGTGTACGCGCCCGGGGAGCGCCTGGTGAGCGCCTTCACCGCGGTGGACGACACCCCGGTGCCGTACGACTACCAGCACTCGACCTACGACCACTGCCGGTTCGGTTTCAGCTACGACTGCACCTGCCAGTTCCCCCCGCACCGGGGTGAGCTCACCGAGAGGATGGCGGCGTCGCCCGCCGCGATCCGCGAGCGCGTCGTGTTCGACGGGCTGGCCCAGTGGAGCGGCACCTCCTTCGCCACGCCCCTGGTCGTCGGCATGATCGTCAACCACATGGCGCGGAACAACGTGACCGGTTCCCGGCGGGCCGCCGCCGAGCTGCTGGCAGGCCCCCTGTCCCGCGGCGGGGCGCCGGACCCGGTCGCCCCCTCCCTCATCCCCTCCACCTGGACGCCGTCGAGCGTGCAAAATGTCCCGGTCGTGTGA
- a CDS encoding DUF3140 domain-containing protein — protein sequence MADQSDLILDLVWQEFHEVVNMTSEELRDFLLASASVDGGAARSPEAVMPPLGRQVLGVLGKRKADLTSDDIETMRQAVDRVEDTPAEGKVGDDDDDRRRALLEVGHNPLRPSRLWG from the coding sequence ATGGCCGACCAATCGGATCTGATCCTCGACCTGGTGTGGCAGGAGTTCCACGAGGTCGTGAACATGACGTCGGAGGAGCTGCGGGACTTCCTGCTGGCATCGGCCTCGGTGGACGGGGGCGCCGCCAGGAGCCCCGAGGCGGTCATGCCACCGCTCGGGCGCCAGGTGCTCGGGGTCCTCGGCAAGCGGAAGGCCGATCTGACCTCGGACGACATCGAGACGATGCGCCAGGCCGTCGACCGCGTCGAGGACACGCCGGCCGAGGGGAAGGTCGGCGATGACGACGACGACCGGCGGCGGGCGCTGCTGGAGGTCGGGCACAACCCGCTCCGGCCGTCCCGGCTCTGGGGCTGA
- a CDS encoding helix-turn-helix transcriptional regulator, translating to MRNPRSAWPFTARTEELDLVRRSLSAGHRGIVVTGAAGSGRSRLAAEAVPEAMCEQVCVVDDAHLLDDASANLVHDLALSGRTRLLVTVREGEPVPEGVSRLWEENLLPRLVLAPLTESACAELLKRAVGGYVDALTVRRLYRASCGDLRLLRELVVAVHAGGDLSHVSGTWTWRGTPPMTARVRELVEETIRDVDEEERYALELVASGEPPGAGVPGALVAPAVLEHLRVKGLVTVDDRLAVRLAHPLHGPVLRAAAERPLAGGPSGGRRPPRSSVLAAECEELAARAYAGRLAEIPRGVGERMAEDDTGWDEPAMPEFCAQRARVARLRGETREAMAWSREGLRRSPHHRACLAELAHAAAYVGDLTTAWQALSHGPSLPGEARTRSWQTVHRRLPVPARNARSRASATGAQRTPAQDARSWAFAAEGALTWALAAEGDLGGALRSAPGIAGDDLFALHDLFALHDVVRLGAPELVADRLGELADHAEGDLAPLLARHARALTRRDGDALDKVARGLFDLGLMLHAAEAYAHASLVHSDRHASQTSRNRASALAGACQGARSSVLVNLALPRLTARQRQIVSLAATGLTNRQIAEQLTVSIRTVANHLCDAYARLGSSDRAGLERLFTVG from the coding sequence GTGAGAAACCCACGGTCTGCCTGGCCGTTCACGGCCAGGACTGAGGAGCTCGATCTCGTACGGCGGAGCCTGTCGGCCGGTCACCGGGGAATCGTCGTGACCGGCGCGGCGGGAAGCGGCAGGAGCCGCCTGGCCGCCGAGGCGGTGCCCGAGGCGATGTGCGAGCAGGTGTGCGTCGTGGACGACGCCCACCTGCTCGACGACGCCTCGGCCAACCTGGTCCACGACCTGGCACTCAGCGGACGTACCCGCCTGCTCGTCACGGTCAGGGAGGGCGAGCCCGTGCCGGAGGGCGTCTCCAGGCTCTGGGAGGAGAACCTTCTGCCGCGCCTGGTGCTGGCCCCCCTGACGGAGAGCGCCTGCGCCGAGCTCCTGAAGCGGGCGGTGGGCGGCTACGTGGACGCCCTCACCGTCCGGCGCCTGTACCGGGCGAGCTGCGGCGACCTGCGGCTCCTGCGCGAGCTGGTCGTCGCCGTCCACGCCGGTGGAGACCTGAGCCATGTGTCGGGCACGTGGACCTGGCGGGGCACGCCACCGATGACCGCGCGCGTCCGGGAGCTGGTGGAGGAGACGATCCGCGACGTCGACGAGGAGGAACGGTACGCGCTGGAGCTCGTCGCGTCCGGCGAGCCGCCGGGCGCGGGCGTGCCGGGCGCCCTCGTAGCCCCCGCCGTCCTCGAACACCTGCGGGTGAAGGGGCTCGTCACCGTGGACGACCGGCTCGCTGTCCGGCTCGCCCACCCGCTGCACGGCCCGGTGCTGCGGGCCGCCGCGGAGCGTCCCCTCGCGGGCGGGCCTTCCGGCGGGCGACGGCCCCCGAGGTCCTCGGTGCTGGCGGCCGAGTGCGAGGAACTGGCCGCACGCGCGTACGCGGGAAGGCTCGCGGAGATACCTCGGGGCGTCGGCGAGCGGATGGCCGAGGACGACACCGGCTGGGACGAGCCCGCGATGCCGGAGTTCTGCGCGCAGCGCGCCCGCGTCGCCCGGCTCCGCGGGGAGACCCGCGAGGCCATGGCCTGGAGCCGCGAGGGACTGCGCCGTTCTCCCCACCACCGCGCCTGCCTGGCCGAACTCGCCCACGCCGCCGCCTACGTCGGCGACCTGACCACGGCCTGGCAGGCCCTCTCGCACGGCCCGTCCCTCCCCGGGGAGGCGCGGACGCGTTCATGGCAGACGGTCCACAGGCGGCTTCCGGTACCCGCGCGAAACGCGCGGTCGCGGGCATCCGCCACAGGCGCCCAACGGACACCCGCCCAAGACGCCCGGTCGTGGGCGTTCGCCGCCGAGGGGGCGCTGACCTGGGCGCTGGCCGCCGAGGGAGACCTCGGCGGCGCCCTGCGGTCCGCACCCGGCATCGCCGGAGACGACCTGTTCGCCCTGCACGACCTGTTCGCCCTGCACGACGTGGTACGGCTCGGCGCCCCCGAGCTGGTCGCCGATCGGCTCGGGGAGCTGGCCGACCACGCGGAGGGGGATCTCGCTCCCCTGCTGGCGCGGCACGCCCGCGCGCTGACCCGGCGGGACGGGGACGCCCTGGACAAAGTGGCGCGGGGGCTCTTTGACCTCGGCCTGATGCTGCACGCCGCGGAGGCGTACGCGCACGCCTCCCTCGTCCATTCCGACCGGCACGCCTCGCAGACATCCAGGAACCGGGCCTCGGCGCTGGCGGGCGCCTGCCAGGGAGCGCGCAGCTCCGTGCTGGTCAACCTCGCGCTGCCGAGGCTGACCGCCCGCCAGCGGCAGATCGTCAGCCTCGCCGCGACGGGCCTGACCAACCGGCAGATCGCCGAGCAGCTCACGGTGTCGATCCGCACGGTCGCCAACCACCTGTGCGACGCCTACGCGCGGCTCGGCAGCAGCGACCGCGCCGGCCTGGAAAGGCTCTTCACCGTTGGCTAG